The following proteins are encoded in a genomic region of Burkholderia gladioli:
- a CDS encoding Gfo/Idh/MocA family protein: MNATYTLGIVGVGKIARDQHLPAIAGNDGFALVASASRNARVEQVRNYPDIDALLAAEPELDAVSLCAPPQVRYAQARAALLAGKHVMLEKPPGASISEVEALHALAKRQGRTLFATWHSRCASAVEPARDWLATRVVRAVQVRWKEDVRHWHPGQQWIWEPGGLGVFDPGINALSIVTRILPHELLLRAATLHVPADCATPIAAELDCIDAAGAPVRAEFDWRHGPVEQWEIAVETDDGLLQIAEGGKRLTIAGRPVTLAPEREYATLYERFHWLIAHGTDEVDLSPLRLVADAFLLGRHVEVEPFGH; this comes from the coding sequence ATGAACGCTACCTATACCCTCGGCATCGTCGGCGTCGGCAAGATCGCGCGCGACCAGCACCTGCCCGCCATCGCCGGCAACGACGGTTTCGCGCTGGTTGCCAGCGCCAGCCGCAACGCCCGGGTCGAGCAGGTCCGCAACTACCCCGATATCGACGCGCTGCTGGCCGCCGAGCCCGAGCTCGACGCCGTCTCGCTCTGCGCGCCGCCGCAGGTACGCTACGCGCAGGCGCGCGCGGCGCTCCTGGCCGGCAAGCACGTGATGCTGGAAAAGCCGCCCGGCGCGAGCATCAGCGAGGTGGAGGCGCTGCACGCGCTGGCGAAGCGCCAGGGCCGCACGCTGTTCGCCACCTGGCATTCGCGCTGCGCCAGCGCCGTGGAGCCGGCGCGCGACTGGCTCGCCACGCGCGTGGTGCGCGCCGTGCAGGTGCGCTGGAAGGAAGACGTGCGGCACTGGCATCCGGGGCAGCAATGGATCTGGGAGCCGGGCGGGCTCGGCGTGTTCGATCCCGGCATCAATGCGCTGTCGATCGTCACGCGGATCCTGCCGCACGAGCTGCTGCTGCGCGCGGCAACGCTGCACGTGCCGGCCGATTGCGCCACCCCGATCGCGGCCGAGCTCGACTGCATCGACGCGGCCGGCGCCCCGGTGCGCGCCGAGTTCGACTGGCGGCACGGCCCGGTCGAGCAATGGGAGATCGCGGTCGAGACCGACGACGGCCTGCTGCAGATCGCCGAGGGCGGCAAGCGCCTGACCATCGCCGGCCGGCCCGTGACGCTCGCGCCCGAGCGCGAATACGCGACGCTCTACGAGCGCTTCCACTGGCTGATCGCGCACGGCACCGACGAGGTCGACCTGAGCCCGCTGCGGCTGGTCGCCGACGCCTTCCTGCTCGGCCGCCACGTCGAGGTCGAGCCCTTCGGCCACTGA
- the araG gene encoding L-arabinose ABC transporter ATP-binding protein AraG, translated as MSDTLDTLERSPEPGGAPAAWLELDGIGMSFPGVRALDGVSLSVRAGEVHGLMGENGAGKSTLLKVLSGVNQPQQGRLRLGGVEQRFAGTRAAIDAGVAIIYQELHLVPELTVADNLMLGQLPNRFGVLDERGLVRRATEALQRLGERIDPRTPVKELSIGQRQMIEIGKALMRDARVIAFDEPTSSLSARETENLFRIIDALRADSRAIIYVTHRMDEVYTLCDRVTVFRDGRHIETFESVAELDRNRLIAAMVGRSIADVYGYRPREAGEVLLEAKQLLGPGLAEPISFAARRGEILGFFGLVGAGRSELMKLIYGATRASAGHVELAGRRVAFASPRDAVRAGVALCPEDRKQEGIVAIASVADNLNISARRHFSPARFLLDEKRERTLARDYIEKLAIKTRDGDTAIGTLSGGNQQKVILSRWLAERIEVFLMDEPTRGIDVGARAEIYALLYGLAEAGRTVLMVSSDLAEVIGVADRIVVMREGRIAGIVPKAEATPDQLIKLALPR; from the coding sequence ATGAGCGATACCCTGGACACCCTCGAGCGCTCGCCCGAACCGGGCGGCGCGCCTGCCGCCTGGCTCGAGCTGGACGGCATCGGCATGAGCTTTCCTGGCGTGCGCGCGCTCGACGGCGTGTCGCTGTCGGTGCGCGCCGGCGAGGTGCACGGCCTGATGGGCGAGAACGGCGCGGGCAAGTCGACCCTGCTGAAAGTGCTCTCGGGCGTGAACCAGCCGCAGCAGGGCCGGCTGCGGCTGGGCGGCGTCGAGCAGCGCTTCGCCGGCACGCGCGCGGCGATCGACGCCGGCGTGGCGATCATCTACCAGGAGCTGCACCTGGTGCCCGAGCTGACGGTGGCCGACAACCTGATGCTCGGCCAGTTGCCGAACCGCTTCGGCGTGCTCGACGAACGCGGCCTGGTGCGGCGCGCCACCGAGGCGCTGCAGCGCCTGGGCGAGCGCATCGACCCGCGCACGCCGGTCAAGGAGCTGTCGATCGGCCAGCGCCAGATGATCGAGATCGGCAAGGCGCTGATGCGCGACGCGCGCGTGATCGCCTTCGACGAACCGACCAGCTCGCTGTCCGCGCGCGAGACCGAGAACCTGTTCCGCATCATCGACGCGCTGCGCGCCGACAGCCGCGCGATCATCTACGTCACGCACCGGATGGACGAGGTCTACACGCTGTGCGATCGCGTCACCGTGTTTCGCGACGGCCGGCATATCGAGACCTTCGAGTCGGTGGCCGAGCTCGACCGCAACCGCCTGATCGCGGCGATGGTCGGCCGCTCGATCGCCGACGTCTACGGCTACCGGCCGCGCGAGGCCGGCGAGGTGCTGCTCGAGGCCAAGCAACTGCTGGGGCCGGGGCTGGCCGAGCCGATCTCGTTCGCCGCGCGGCGTGGCGAGATCCTGGGCTTCTTCGGCCTGGTGGGCGCGGGCCGCTCCGAGCTGATGAAGCTGATCTACGGCGCCACCCGCGCCAGCGCCGGCCACGTCGAGCTGGCCGGCCGGCGCGTGGCCTTCGCCAGCCCGCGCGACGCGGTGCGGGCCGGCGTCGCGCTGTGCCCCGAGGACCGCAAGCAGGAAGGCATCGTGGCGATCGCCTCGGTGGCCGACAACCTCAACATCAGCGCGCGTCGCCACTTCAGCCCGGCGCGCTTCCTGCTCGACGAGAAGCGCGAGCGCACGCTGGCGCGCGACTACATCGAGAAGCTGGCGATCAAGACGCGCGACGGCGATACCGCGATCGGCACGCTGTCGGGCGGCAACCAGCAGAAGGTGATCCTGTCGCGCTGGCTGGCCGAGCGCATCGAGGTATTCCTGATGGACGAGCCCACCCGCGGCATCGACGTGGGCGCGCGCGCCGAGATCTACGCGCTGCTGTACGGCCTGGCCGAGGCGGGGCGCACCGTGCTGATGGTGTCGAGCGACCTGGCCGAGGTGATCGGCGTGGCCGACCGCATCGTGGTGATGCGCGAGGGGCGCATCGCCGGCATCGTGCCCAAGGCCGAGGCCACCCCCGACCAACTGATCAAGCTGGCGCTGCCGCGCTGA
- a CDS encoding arabinose ABC transporter substrate-binding protein has translation MTGFTRRTTLRAVLAGLCLASFGAALPAGADTPVKIGFLVKMPEQAWFINEQKAATALGQKENFSVVNIGTPDGEKVLAAIDNLGAQGAQGFVICAPDVRLGPAIQQRAKHYNMKFVTVDDQLVDSSGKPLAGVPHLGMSAFKIGNQVGQAISDEMKKRGWKPEEVGALRITDYELPTAKLRTDGATQSLLAGGFKKENIFDAPQKTTDDEGGFNAASPVLAQHPNIKKWVIFALNEESVLGAVRATEQLHLPSADVIGVGINGAGEAFAEFQKKQPTGFYGTIAVSSTNHGKDSAQNLVDWIRSGKQPPADTQTTGKLMTRENWQAVRAELGI, from the coding sequence ATGACCGGATTCACCCGACGTACCACCCTGCGCGCCGTCCTGGCCGGCCTGTGCCTGGCCTCGTTCGGCGCCGCGCTGCCTGCCGGCGCCGACACGCCCGTCAAGATCGGCTTCCTGGTGAAGATGCCCGAGCAGGCCTGGTTCATCAACGAGCAGAAGGCCGCCACGGCGCTGGGCCAGAAGGAGAACTTCTCGGTGGTCAACATCGGCACGCCCGACGGCGAGAAGGTGCTGGCCGCGATCGACAACCTCGGCGCGCAGGGCGCGCAGGGTTTCGTGATCTGCGCGCCCGACGTGCGCCTGGGGCCGGCGATCCAGCAACGCGCCAAGCACTACAACATGAAGTTCGTGACCGTCGACGACCAGTTGGTGGATTCCTCCGGCAAGCCGCTGGCGGGTGTGCCGCACCTGGGCATGTCGGCCTTCAAGATCGGCAACCAGGTCGGCCAGGCGATCAGCGACGAGATGAAGAAGCGCGGCTGGAAGCCCGAGGAAGTCGGCGCGCTGCGCATCACCGACTACGAACTGCCCACCGCCAAGCTGCGCACCGACGGCGCCACGCAGTCGCTGCTGGCCGGCGGCTTCAAGAAGGAGAACATCTTCGACGCGCCGCAGAAGACCACCGACGACGAAGGCGGCTTCAACGCGGCCTCGCCGGTGCTGGCCCAGCATCCCAACATCAAGAAGTGGGTGATATTCGCGCTCAACGAGGAGAGCGTGCTGGGCGCGGTGCGTGCCACCGAGCAGTTGCACCTGCCGTCGGCGGACGTGATCGGGGTGGGCATCAACGGCGCCGGCGAGGCCTTCGCCGAGTTCCAGAAGAAGCAGCCGACCGGCTTCTACGGCACCATCGCGGTCAGCTCGACCAACCACGGCAAGGACAGCGCGCAGAACCTGGTCGACTGGATTCGCTCGGGCAAGCAGCCGCCCGCCGACACGCAGACCACCGGCAAGCTGATGACGCGCGAGAACTGGCAGGCCGTGCGTGCCGAGCTGGGCATCTGA